In Papaver somniferum cultivar HN1 chromosome 1, ASM357369v1, whole genome shotgun sequence, a genomic segment contains:
- the LOC113296927 gene encoding protein NRT1/ PTR FAMILY 5.10-like yields MAVSSCSVDENGEHDYEVPLLITTSSSASSSRSSDDHGGNRDIGISDAVDGVVDYKGERVLDRSKYGGWKSAYFIIVIDVADSFTYWGISSNLISYLTGPLGQSTVTAAENINVWSGVMAMLPLLGAFVADTYLGRFRTILFSSAIYILGLGLLTLSVMLPFDHITFLNYNNDQNVISSSSPSSFKVIFFFFSLYLMAIARAGCKSCAQAFGADQFEGRDPKECKSKSSFFNWWFFGLCFGSSISHLTLNYIQDNMGWSLGFGIPCIVMAAAIVVFLLRTKSYRYSVNEEKQNPLIRIARVFVAAAKNWRKSSSSSNTIQEETVMIPRSMHLGANHFKFLDKALINSSNSSSCTVSQVEEAKAVVRLVPIWITCLIYAIINAQSSTFGVKQGKTMDRKIGAGFQIPSASIQIFESVFIVIFVAIYDGVFVPLARTITGKPNGITMLQRIGCGIFLHTTTMLVAATVERRRLQIALQSGLIDMPQVTVPMSIWWLAPQYILFGIADVFTIVGLQEFFYDQVPNELRTVGLCLFSSIIGTGHLLSGFFISIIHNLTSRSGHYNWFSDNLNRAHVDYFYWLLAGFSTFQLVVFIYISKSYIYKTVKGELQMQGHLIEPVD; encoded by the exons ATGGCTGTTTCATCATGTTCtgttgatgagaatggtgaacATGATTACGAAGTACCTCTGCTAATAACAACCAGTTCTAGTGCTAGCAGCAGTAGAAGTAGTGATGATCATGGAGGAAACAGAGACATTGGTATCAGTGATGCCGTTGATGGGGTGGTTGATTACAAAGGAGAAAGAGTGTTGGACAGATCAAAATATGGAGGATGGAAATCAGCTTATTTTATAATTGTAATCGATGTTGCAGATAGCTTTACTTATTGGGGAATCTCTTCGAACCTCATATCTTATCTCACCGGTCCGTTAGGCCAATCCACGGTAACAGCTGCTGAAAACATAAATGTTTGGAGCGGAGTTATGGCGATGCTGCCTCTTCTGGGCGCCTTTGTTGCAGACACATATCTCGGTCGATTTCGGACCATCTTATTCTCTTCTGCCATTTACATATTG GGGCTTGGATTGTTAACTCTATCGGTTATGCTTCCTTTTGATCATATAACTTTTCTGAATTACAACAACGACCAGAACGTTATCTCTTCCAGTTCTCCGTCTTCTTTCaaagtcatcttcttctttttctcattGTATCTTATGGCAATTGCAAGAGCTGGGTGCAAGTCATGCGCACAAGCTTTTGGGGCTGATCAGTTTGAGGGACGAGACCCTAAAGAATGCAAATCCAAGAGCTCATTCTTCAATTGGTGGTTCTTCGGATTATGTTTTGGTAGTAGCATTTCTCACTTGACCTTGAACTACATACAAGATAATATGGGATGGAGTCTGGGATTTGGCATTCCGTGCATTGTAATGGCAGCAGCAATAGTTGTTTTCCTGCTCCGAACAAAATCTTATCGCTATAGTGTGAACGAGGAGAAGCAGAATCCATTAATCAGAATAGCGAGAGTATTCGTTGCAGCTGCCAAAAATTGGAGAAAATCCTCCTCGTCCTCCAATACTATTCAGGAGGAGACAGTTATGATTCCCCGCAGTATGCATCTTGGAGCGAACCACTTCAA GTTTTTGGATAAAGCGTTGATTAACAGTTCCAATAGCAGCTCATGCACTGTTAGTCAGGTTGAAGAGGCAAAGGCTGTAGTAAGATTAGTACCAATATGGATTACATGTTTAATATATGCAATTATTAATGCCCAGTCTTCAACTTTTGGCGTTAAACAAGGAAAAACAATGGACAGAAAAATAGGAGCAGGCTTCCAGATACCATCTGCGTCAATTCAAATCTTCGAGAGTGTCTTTATTGTAATTTTTGTTGCAATTTACGACGGCGTTTTTGTTCCTCTGGCTAGAACTATTACAGGTAAACCTAACGGTATAACAATGCTTCAAAGAATTGGTTGTGGCATTTTCCTACATACAACAACCATGCTAGTTGCAGCTACAGTTGAGAGGAGAAGGCTTCAGATTGCTCTGCAGTCCGGATTGATTGACATGCCTCAAGTAACAGTTCCTATGAGTATCTGGTGGTTGGCTCCTCAATACATCTTGTTCGGTATTGCTGATGTATTCACTATTGTTGGGTTACAAGAGTTTTTTTATGATCAAGTGCCGAATGAGTTACGAACTGTGGGTCTCTGCCTCTTCTCAAGCATCATAGGCACAGGCCACTTGCTAAGTGGGTTCTTCATTTCCATCATTCATAACTTAACTAGCAGGAGTGGGCATTATAACTGGTTCTCTGACAACCTTAACAGGGCACATGTGGATTACTTTTACTGGCTTCTCGCCGGATTTAGTACATTCCAGCTGGTTGTCTTCATATATATTTCAAAATCTTATATCTATAAGACTGTAAAAGGTGAGCTTCAGATGCAGGGGCATCTTATAGAACCAGTAGATTGA